Proteins from one Salvelinus sp. IW2-2015 linkage group LG9, ASM291031v2, whole genome shotgun sequence genomic window:
- the LOC111969055 gene encoding uncharacterized protein, giving the protein MMKKRKKNKKKRKKKKKMKKKKKKRKKNKKNKNKKNKKQRKKREKKRKKRRKKNKKKRKKNKKKRRKRKKKKRKKRKKKRKKGKKKKRKKNKKKRKKRKKKKRKKWKRKKWKKNKKKMKRKKWKKKKRKRKKRKKKKRKGKSVISESDKQHLAEAPSVFSPTAF; this is encoded by the coding sequence atgatgaagaagaggaagaagaacaagaagaagaggaagaagaagaagaagatgaagaagaagaagaagaagaggaagaagaacaagaagaacaagaacaagaagaacaagaagcagAGGAAGaaaagggagaagaagaggaagaagaggaggaagaagaacaagaagaagaggaagaagaacaagaagaaaaggaggaagaggaagaagaagaagaggaagaagaggaagaagaagaggaagaaggggaagaagaagaagaggaagaagaacaagaagaagaggaagaagaggaagaagaagaagaggaagaagtggaagaggaagaagtggaagaagaacaagaagaagatgaagaggaagaagtggaagaagaagaagcggaagaggaagaagaggaagaagaagaagaggaaaggaaagTCAGTCATATCAGAAAGCGATAAACAACATTTAGCGGAGGCGCCTTCCGTCTTCTCTCCTACTGCATTCTAA